In one window of Demequina sp. NBRC 110054 DNA:
- a CDS encoding acetylornithine transaminase: protein MNHDGSDLSAHGESGATAGAVGLKRYEHSIMATYGVPMRVLSHGEGSHVWDTDGKRYLDLLSGIAVNVLGHADPEWAGAIATQAATLSHVSNFFATEPQIKLAERLLEISGAPAGSRVFFANSGTEANEAAFKMSRRTGRTRILALEKAFHGRSTGALALTYNAAYREPFEPLAPGVEWVPANDIAALEAAMGDDVAAMFLEPIQGEAGVIPLTHEYLTAVRELTRRHGALMIADEVQTGIARTGTWLAMQAHGIQPDVVTLAKGLAGGFPIGAVIGFGEEAGSLLGKSQHGTTFGGNPLAAAASLATLDAIDQRDLLAHVKSLGEHLKETIGAIPGVSEVRGEGLLLGIKLEAEISAAVAAAALEDGFIVNPPSPDTIRLAPALVLTRPEADTFVEWLQAHLGEHLAKAAAASSATAPEEALS, encoded by the coding sequence ATGAACCACGACGGATCCGACCTCTCGGCGCACGGCGAGTCCGGCGCGACCGCCGGGGCAGTCGGCCTCAAGCGCTACGAGCACTCGATCATGGCGACCTACGGCGTGCCGATGCGCGTGCTCAGCCACGGCGAGGGCAGCCACGTGTGGGACACCGACGGCAAGCGCTACCTGGACCTCCTGAGCGGCATCGCCGTGAACGTCCTCGGCCACGCCGACCCCGAGTGGGCCGGCGCGATCGCGACCCAGGCCGCGACGCTCAGCCACGTCTCGAACTTCTTCGCGACCGAGCCGCAGATCAAGCTCGCGGAGCGCCTGCTCGAGATCTCCGGCGCGCCCGCCGGCTCGCGCGTGTTCTTCGCGAACTCGGGCACCGAGGCCAACGAAGCCGCGTTCAAGATGTCCCGGCGCACCGGCCGCACGCGGATCCTCGCGCTTGAGAAGGCCTTCCACGGCCGCTCGACCGGAGCCCTCGCGCTCACATACAACGCCGCCTACCGCGAGCCCTTCGAGCCTCTCGCTCCGGGCGTCGAGTGGGTGCCCGCGAACGACATCGCCGCGCTCGAGGCCGCGATGGGCGACGACGTCGCCGCGATGTTCCTCGAGCCGATCCAGGGCGAGGCCGGCGTGATCCCGCTGACCCACGAGTACCTCACCGCGGTGCGCGAGCTCACGCGCCGCCACGGCGCGCTCATGATCGCCGACGAGGTCCAGACCGGCATCGCGCGTACGGGCACGTGGCTCGCGATGCAGGCGCACGGCATCCAGCCCGACGTGGTCACGCTCGCGAAGGGCCTCGCCGGCGGCTTCCCGATCGGTGCGGTCATCGGCTTCGGTGAGGAGGCGGGCTCGCTGCTCGGCAAGAGCCAGCACGGCACGACGTTCGGCGGCAACCCGCTCGCGGCGGCCGCGTCCCTCGCGACCCTCGACGCGATCGACCAGCGCGACCTGCTCGCTCACGTGAAGTCCCTCGGCGAGCACCTCAAGGAGACCATCGGGGCGATCCCTGGCGTCTCGGAGGTGCGTGGCGAGGGCCTTCTGCTCGGCATCAAGCTCGAGGCGGAGATCAGCGCCGCGGTCGCCGCCGCCGCGCTCGAGGACGGCTTCATCGTGAACCCGCCCAGCCCCGACACGATCCGCCTGGCCCCGGCGCTCGTCCTGACCCGGCCCGAGGCCGACACGTTCGTCGAGTGGCTCCAGGCCCACCTGGGCGAGCACCTCGCGAAGGCAGCCGCCGCATCGTCCGCGACCGCCCCCGAGGAGGCGCTCTCGTGA
- the argB gene encoding acetylglutamate kinase — MTAEARMTDGLSAAQKISVLIDAMPWIEEFRGAVVVVKYGGNAMVDDELKRAFAQDVVHLRLLGLSPVVVHGGGPQISQMLGKLGIESEFRGGLRVTTPEAMDVVRMVLSGQVTRELVGLINEHGPRAVGLSGEDAGLFQARRRYATVDGQPVDVGLVGDVVKVNPAAVQDIIEAGRIPVVSTVAPDVDDSTTVLNVNADTAASALAVALRARKFIALTDVEGLYRNWPDRDSLIQRLHAGELDTILPTLESGMVPKMEACLRAVRGGVKQAHVIDGRVPHSILTEIFTSEGIGTMILPDKELWT; from the coding sequence ATGACTGCCGAAGCACGTATGACTGACGGCCTCAGCGCCGCCCAGAAGATCTCCGTCCTCATCGACGCCATGCCGTGGATCGAGGAGTTCCGCGGCGCGGTCGTCGTGGTGAAGTACGGCGGCAACGCCATGGTCGACGACGAGCTCAAGCGCGCCTTCGCGCAGGACGTCGTCCACCTGCGCCTGCTGGGCCTGAGCCCCGTCGTGGTGCACGGCGGTGGACCGCAGATCTCACAGATGCTCGGCAAGCTCGGCATCGAGTCCGAGTTCCGCGGGGGCCTGCGTGTCACGACCCCCGAGGCCATGGACGTGGTCCGCATGGTGCTGTCCGGGCAGGTCACCCGGGAGCTCGTGGGCCTCATCAACGAGCATGGCCCCCGCGCGGTCGGCCTGTCCGGCGAGGACGCGGGCCTCTTCCAGGCGCGTCGCCGCTACGCGACCGTCGACGGTCAGCCGGTGGACGTCGGCCTGGTCGGCGACGTCGTCAAGGTCAACCCGGCCGCCGTGCAGGACATCATCGAGGCGGGGCGCATCCCCGTCGTCTCCACCGTCGCCCCCGACGTCGACGACTCCACGACCGTGCTCAACGTGAACGCGGACACCGCGGCCTCGGCGCTCGCCGTGGCGCTGCGCGCGCGCAAGTTCATCGCGCTGACCGACGTCGAGGGTCTCTACCGGAACTGGCCGGACAGGGACTCGCTGATCCAGCGCCTGCACGCGGGCGAGCTCGACACGATCCTGCCGACGCTCGAGTCGGGCATGGTCCCCAAGATGGAGGCCTGCCTGCGCGCGGTGCGCGGCGGCGTCAAGCAGGCGCACGTCATCGATGGTCGCGTGCCGCATTCGATCCTCACTGAGATCTTCACCTCGGAAGGCATCGGCACGATGATCCTTCCCGACAAGGAGCTGTGGACATGA
- the argJ gene encoding bifunctional glutamate N-acetyltransferase/amino-acid acetyltransferase ArgJ: MSITHPQGFAAAGVVAGLKSTGKKDVALVVNEGPEHVGVGVFTSNRVFAAPVAWSRQVVADGRVDAVVLNSGGANASTGPEGFADTHRTAEHVAEVLQAAGKDVSAGDVAVCSTGLIGVRLPMEKLLAGVDDAAAGLSAEGGDDAAHAILTTDTVTKQAVAEGQGWSVGGMAKGAGMLAPGMATMLCVITTDAVVTEELASAALAEAVRTTFNRVDSDGCMSTNDTVLLLASGASGVAPSEADFVAALTQVSAEMSRGLVADAEGASHDIAVTVVNASSEDAAEAVARAITRSNLFKAAIFGQDPNWGRVIAAAGTVPEEVAPYDANALDVVINGVQVCRAAGVGDDRDLVDLTGREVLVEVDLHAGEASATVWTNDLTHDYVHENSAYSS, translated from the coding sequence GTGAGCATCACTCACCCCCAGGGATTCGCCGCGGCCGGAGTGGTCGCGGGCCTCAAGTCGACCGGCAAGAAGGACGTCGCGCTCGTCGTCAACGAGGGGCCTGAGCACGTCGGCGTCGGCGTGTTCACCTCCAACCGCGTCTTCGCCGCGCCCGTGGCCTGGAGCCGCCAGGTGGTCGCCGACGGTCGTGTCGACGCCGTCGTCCTGAACTCGGGCGGCGCGAACGCGTCGACGGGTCCCGAGGGCTTCGCCGACACCCATCGCACCGCCGAGCACGTCGCCGAGGTCCTCCAGGCCGCGGGCAAGGACGTGTCCGCAGGCGACGTCGCGGTGTGCTCGACCGGGCTCATCGGTGTCCGGCTTCCCATGGAGAAGCTCCTGGCAGGAGTGGACGATGCGGCGGCCGGGCTCTCCGCCGAGGGCGGGGACGATGCGGCCCACGCGATCCTCACCACCGACACGGTCACCAAGCAGGCGGTCGCCGAGGGCCAGGGCTGGTCCGTGGGCGGGATGGCCAAGGGCGCGGGCATGCTCGCGCCGGGGATGGCGACGATGCTGTGCGTCATCACGACCGACGCCGTCGTCACCGAGGAGCTTGCGTCGGCCGCGCTCGCCGAGGCCGTCCGCACCACGTTCAACCGCGTCGACTCGGACGGCTGCATGTCGACCAACGACACGGTGCTGCTGCTGGCCTCGGGCGCCTCGGGAGTCGCCCCGTCGGAGGCTGACTTCGTCGCCGCGCTCACCCAGGTCTCCGCGGAGATGTCGCGCGGCCTCGTGGCCGACGCCGAGGGAGCGAGCCACGACATCGCTGTCACCGTCGTGAACGCATCGAGCGAGGACGCGGCCGAGGCCGTCGCCCGCGCGATCACGCGCTCCAACCTGTTCAAGGCCGCGATCTTCGGCCAGGACCCTAACTGGGGTCGCGTGATCGCCGCCGCGGGCACGGTTCCCGAGGAGGTCGCCCCGTACGACGCGAACGCCCTCGACGTCGTCATCAACGGCGTCCAGGTGTGCCGCGCCGCGGGCGTCGGCGACGATCGCGACCTCGTGGACCTCACCGGCCGCGAGGTGCTGGTCGAGGTCGACCTGCACGCCGGCGAGGCGAGCGCCACGGTGTGGACCAACGACCTCACCCACGACTACGTCCACGAGAACTCGGCCTACTCCTCCTGA